The proteins below come from a single Trichocoleus desertorum ATA4-8-CV12 genomic window:
- a CDS encoding M23 family metallopeptidase, translating into MASSPSRCFGNWLLKLVLAPLGVATGAIASITPAQALQVQITPTSPQLGDTISVVVRQDNPAVSSSPRVTLGNQTFDTYLIGPNRFRALLPTTPLNKSGTLNIQVAGEGQVKNLAVRLRDRAFPTQRIWLPPGKDEDISDAEFNRVDAFKQLVTPQKFWNGPFLRPNQGEITTIYGIRRYYNGVFANDYYHSGVDYAGTTGSPVVAAAAGRVALVGRESQGFKINGNVVGLDHGQGVQTIYLHLSRINVKEGDMVRAGQVIGAVGSSGASTGPHLHWGLYVQGKAVDPVPWRYQGLE; encoded by the coding sequence ATCGCTTCCTCTCCCTCCCGCTGCTTTGGCAATTGGTTACTTAAGCTCGTACTAGCACCGCTCGGTGTGGCAACTGGAGCGATCGCCTCGATTACTCCAGCGCAAGCTCTACAAGTACAAATTACACCTACATCACCGCAGCTAGGCGACACAATTTCTGTGGTAGTGCGGCAAGATAATCCTGCTGTGAGTAGCAGCCCTAGAGTGACTTTAGGGAACCAAACCTTTGACACTTACTTGATCGGCCCCAATCGATTTCGGGCTTTATTGCCAACGACTCCACTGAACAAATCTGGCACCCTAAACATTCAGGTTGCAGGAGAGGGGCAGGTGAAAAATTTGGCTGTCCGGTTGCGCGATCGCGCTTTCCCCACTCAAAGAATCTGGTTACCACCCGGTAAAGACGAGGACATTAGCGATGCCGAATTTAATCGAGTGGATGCCTTTAAGCAATTAGTCACACCCCAGAAATTCTGGAACGGCCCTTTTTTGCGGCCTAATCAAGGAGAAATTACGACCATTTACGGCATTCGGCGCTACTACAACGGAGTATTTGCCAACGATTATTACCATTCAGGGGTAGATTATGCGGGCACAACAGGTTCTCCTGTCGTTGCAGCAGCAGCGGGACGAGTGGCTCTGGTAGGTCGTGAGTCTCAAGGGTTTAAGATTAATGGCAATGTGGTAGGACTAGACCACGGCCAAGGAGTACAAACGATTTACTTACACCTCAGCCGCATTAACGTGAAAGAGGGTGATATGGTCCGGGCAGGACAAGTAATTGGGGCAGTTGGTTCTAGTGGAGCTTCAACCGGGCCACATTTGCACTGGGGCTTGTATGTGCAAGGAAAGGCTGTGGACCCAGTACCTTGGCGTTATCAAGGACTGGAATAA
- a CDS encoding late competence development ComFB family protein yields the protein MSIEKIVEQALQDGYLTPAMEAEVGRICDTASELSIEEYMALDRLMGALLTGEVVAVPRKQFINVMEELVLTEAIARVAEIEATSDCTLDLGDIAAYALNRLPPLYATTEEGANYQRSRAKEELHGLIAQQVSEAIARNLDRPEFFPERQAIGKNSGDEVLTQVSTLLQVYAPKFEPHPSDS from the coding sequence ATGAGTATTGAGAAAATTGTAGAGCAGGCCTTGCAGGACGGTTACCTCACACCAGCCATGGAAGCTGAGGTGGGGCGCATCTGTGACACGGCTTCCGAGTTATCGATTGAGGAATATATGGCCCTCGATCGCTTAATGGGGGCGTTACTCACGGGTGAAGTTGTGGCTGTACCCCGAAAGCAGTTCATTAACGTGATGGAAGAGTTGGTGCTGACGGAAGCGATCGCTCGGGTCGCCGAAATTGAAGCGACCAGTGATTGCACGCTAGATTTGGGTGATATTGCCGCCTACGCCTTAAACCGCCTACCACCCCTTTACGCCACCACCGAAGAAGGAGCCAACTATCAACGGAGTCGAGCCAAAGAAGAACTGCATGGTTTGATTGCGCAACAGGTGAGTGAAGCGATCGCCCGAAACCTAGACCGACCAGAATTCTTCCCTGAACGACAAGCGATCGGTAAAAACTCTGGCGATGAAGTGTTAACCCAAGTCAGCACGCTACTACAGGTTTACGCACCCAAGTTTGAGCCCCATCCTTCGGATAGTTAA